The Pleuronectes platessa chromosome 23, fPlePla1.1, whole genome shotgun sequence genome contains a region encoding:
- the larp7 gene encoding la-related protein 7 — protein MIDTERGADDAGPAVHSRKENKEMEKKKRSRVKNLLADVKKQVEFWFGDVNLHKDRFLRTLIDESEDGYVDTSVLASFNRMKKLTTDTKLIARAVKNSAVVEVNLEGNKVRRQLPIGEIPQDTDSRTVYVELLPKDVTHSWIERVFTKCGNVVYISIPRYKSTGDPKGFAFVEFETEEQAKKAIEMLNNPPEDAPMKPGIFPKTKSGKNLTLPADNPPSGEEEEKKRRKKKKKKEGATVPMSAEAKEQSMEEEPSEEKRKHSAVGDFQPEGGSTHKTPAKLSEKKRRRSTVEGSESDVPSKIRKTSENESREKDVAKTDPPTDAERGVEEGKENRDDSTAKAKRKRKKKHKEKPKAGEEVIPLRVLSKKEWLDLKVEYLTLQKRSMASLKKCMSKIEHKERKGRMEPKGRMEPKGGMEPKGRMEIEDEPQDGNEKSHKSEKAVTLGPQFTSGVILKITDIKPLPGRKFLKDALSKISQVAYIDILEGDAEGHIRFHTPEEAKAVSDARAELQREHSWKLEILSGDHEQRYWQKILVDRQVKLNRPREKKRGTEKLISKAEKIILARAKEATKHIRFQED, from the exons ATGATTGACACAGAGAGGGGAGCCGATGACGCTGGTCCGGCCGTCCACAGCAGGAAGGAGAACaaggagatggagaagaagaagcgcTCTCGGGTCAAAAACTTGCTCGCCGACGTGAAGAAGCAGGTGGAGTTCTGGTTCGGAGATGTCAACCTGCACAAGGACCGCTTCCTGAGAACACTCATCGATGAGTCAGAAGACGGAT ATGTTGATACATCTGTGTTGGCAAGCTTCAACCGAATGAAAAAGCTGACTACGGACACCAAGCTGATTGCGAGGGCGGTGAAAAATTCAGCTGTAGTTGAG GTGAACTTGGAAGGCAATAAAGTGCGACGCCAGCTTCCAATTGGAGAAATACCACAGGATACAGACAGCCGCACAGTCTATGTG GAACTTTTGCCGAAGGATGTGACCCACAGCTGGATAGAGCGGGTGTTTACAAAATGTGGGAATGTGGTGTATATAAGCATCCCCAGATACAAGTCCACAGGTGACCCAAAGGGTTTTGCATTTGTTGAGTTCGAAACAGAGGAGCAAGCAAAGAAAGCCATAGAG ATGCTGAACAACCCCCCTGAAGATGCTCCCATGAAACCAGGGATTTTTCCCAAGACGAAAAGCGGGAAGAATTTAACTCTGCCAGCCGACAATCCACCATCAG gggaagaagaggagaagaaaaggagaaagaagaagaaaaagaaagaaggtgcCACAGTGCCAATGTCTGCAGAAGCCAAAGAGCAGTCGATGGAAGAAGAGCCAtcggaggaaaagaggaagcaCTCCGCAGTGGGGGATTTTCAACCGGAGGGAGGCAGCACTCACAAAACCCCGGCAAAATTATCCGAGAAAAAAAGACGACGGTCGACAGTGGAGGGATCTGAAAGTGACGTACCATCAAAGATAAGAAAAACCAGTGAAAATGAATCTAGAGAGAAGGACGTTGCAAAGACTG aTCCACCCACTGACGCAGAGAGAGGGGTAGaggaagggaaagaaaacagagatgaCTCAACAGCCAAAGCGAAGAGGAAGCGAAAAAAGAAGCACAAGGAAAAACCGAAAGCTGGGGAGGAAGTCATCCCACTGCGAGTTCTGTCAAA GAAAGAGTGGCTCGACCTGAAGGTGGAGTACTTGACCTTGCAGAAGCGCAGCATGGCGTCGCTGAAGAAGTGCATGAGTAAGATCGAGCACAAGGAGCGCAAGGGTCGAATGGAGCCCAAGGGACGAATGGAGCCCAAGGGTGGAATGGAGCCCAAGGGTCGAATGGAGATAGAGGATGAGCCTCAAGATGGAAACG AGAAGAGTCACAAGAGTGAAAAAGCGGTGACCCTGGGCCCTCAGTTTACCAGCGGTGTCATCTTGAAGATCACAGACATCAAGCCGCTACCAGGGAGAAAGTTCCTCAAA gatgcCTTGAGTAAAATATCACAAGTGGCATACATTGACATTCTGGAGGGAGATGCTGAGGGTCACATCCGCTTTCACACCCCAGAGGAGGCCAAAGCCGTCAGTGATGCCCGGgctgagctgcagagggagCACAGCTGGAAACTGGAAATTCTCTCAG GTGATCATGAACAAAGATACTGGCAGAAGATCCTCGTGGACCGCCAGGTCAAGTTGAACCGTCCGAGAGAGAAGAAGCGCGGTACAGAGAAG CTCATATCCAAAGCCGAAAAAATCATCCTTGCCCGGGCCAAGGAGGCGACTAAGCACATCCGTTTTCAAGAAGACTGA
- the LOC128430334 gene encoding protein NLRC3, giving the protein MVETDACNSCLTTIRVMRVSLVDELEGKIDSLLEVLVSRGLFTRDDREEVLCQPGPRSRVRTVLDILECKGEEAAKVFLAISSHPQEEAQRHSKELNTQPQSIEYNKVKQKHKDVLRRRSESMLFYNTRHGEKTLFSEHYVNLLLVDGHQGLDIKRHELLTFGQKRLSMQQKSAVHKKIAPAELFSSAYGNRPVKKVLVTGVAGIGKTILVQKMLFDFGGRKDHLAFDFIIHMTFRDLNLIDKPTNFRELVLRKNRHLAKELDNILANDERLLIILDGFDEFRHYRGCNVDVFVTEPDEDAEVVEVLGSLMQGELLPNASVMLTSRPTAVNHIPVGCVDRFVLIAGFSLAEVHDFFLHYFRDDAFADRMFVVVSANELMLTLCYIPAFCYIVCCILKESKDLCGESPKTMTDIYVQYLVCLIRSHTQARSETFLQEQSTKGMEQLSDIVIKLGRLAFRKLMEHQTLFYSSDSDVAALEGCSLVSTFLDKIVTQEPGYTEEVYSFAHLTVQEFFAAVYCALTDHPLPDASTGGGTNSGHLDLFNRFLSGILSERNTNLLSRHLGLSYHKDKVDTYRQRIIGELAVLCDNGAHILNHLHCLFEQQDPSLALAVQPKTLRINVSDETLSQMDYNAIKYFLNPIEGKISELDLTGTGVSFEALRDIQPLLLRCESLWLGENNLDMDSVQVIADVLQVSDTMTHLGIGWSNLGDDELLVLSSAIRVKKKLMELWMEGNRVSCRGLLSLSDLTPNPLKKVVAIWNDLNDTEPELRRSQESITVNFTDDNMWEAWGEWVFKRCEVSSNEKLVTVLHKVCNVSVHYLEAHWARTFYKQLSQLIKHRIELCTEDDMCKKLRKFENSLDL; this is encoded by the exons ATGGTGGAGACGGATGCTTGCAATTCTTGTTTGACAACAATAAGGGTTATGCGAGTTTCCCTCGTGGATGAGCTGGAAGGAAAGATTGACTCACTGCTAGAGGTTTTAGTGAGTCGAGGGCTGTTCACTCGTGATGACCGCGAAGAGGTGCTGTGTCAGCCGGGACCCCGTTCGAGAGTGAGAACTGTTTTGGATATCTTGGAGTGTAAAGGTGAGGAAGCAGCCAAGGTTTTTCTCGCCATTAGCAGTCATCCTCAGGAGGAGGCACAGAGGCATTCCAAAGAACTCAATACTCAACCTCAGTCCATAG AGTATAACAAAGTCAAACAAAAGCATAAAGATGTACTCAGGCGCCGGAGTGAGAGCATGCTCTTCTACAACACCCGACACGGAGAGAAAACCCTTTTTTCTGAACATTACGTCAATCTCCTGTTGGTCGACGGACACCAGGGCTTGGATATAAAAAGACACGAGCTGCTGACATTCGGACAAAAGCGACTTTCTATGCAGCAGAAGTCGGCAGTACATAAGAAAATAGCACCAGCTGAACTCTTTTCAAGCGCATATGGAAACCGTCCAGTCAAGAAGGTTTTGGTCACAGGGGTGGCTGGTATTGGAAAAACAATCCTGGTGCAGAAGATGCTGTTCGATTTTGGTGGGAGAAAGGACCATCTTGCGTTTGATTTCATCATCCACATGACCTTTAGAGACCTGAATCTGATCGACAAACCAACAAACTTCCGGGAGTTGGTATTGCGGAAAAACCGGCACCTTGCTAAAGAGCTGGATAACATTTTAGCGAACGATGAGAGGCTGCTGATCATCTTGGACGGCTTCGATGAGTTCAGACACTACAGAGGTTGCAATGTGGATGTTTTTGTGACTGAACCAGATGAAGACGCGGAGGTAGTGGAGGTCTTAGGGAGTCTGATGCAGGGCGAACTTCTTCCCAACGCTTCGGTCATGCTAACAAGTCGACCTACAGCTGTCAACCACATCCCTGTTGGCTGCGTCGACCGCTTTGTGCTCATCGCTGGCTTCTCCTTGGCGGAAGTTCACGACTTCTTCCTACACTATTTCCGAGATGACGCCTTCGCTGACCGCATGTTTGTAGTGGTGTCGGCGAATGAACTCATGCTAACACTGTGTTACATACCTGCTTTTTGCTATATTGTGTGTTGCATCCTAAAAGAAAGCAAAGATCTCTGCGGGGAAAGCCCCAAGACCATGACAGACATTTATGTGCAGTATCTGGTGTGTTTGATTCGCTCTCACACTCAGGCAAGATCCGAAACATTTCTGCAGGAGCAAAGCACAAAGGGCATGGAACAGCTGTCGGACATAGTGATAAAGCTGGGTCGACTCGCCTTCCGAAAGCTGATGGAGCATCAGACACTGTTTTACAGCAGCGACAGTGATGTTGCAGCTTTAGAAGGATGCAGCCTTGTTAGCACCTTTCTCGATAAGATAGTCACACAAGAGCCAGGCTATACCGAAGAGGTCTACTCCTTTGCACACCTCACTGTTCAAGAGTTCTTTGCAGCAGTCTACTGTGCACTGACCGATCACCCTTTACCTGATGCAAGTACAGGGGGGGGGACAAACAGTGGACATTTGGACCTTTTCAACCGTTTCCTGTCTGGAATCCTCTCTGAACGCAACACTAATCTTCTATCAAGACATTTGGGCCTCAGTTACCACAAAGACAAAGTGGACACCTATCGGCAGAGGATCATCGGAGAACTCGCGGTGCTCTGTGACAATGGGGCCCATATCCTGAATCATTTACACTGCCTGTTTGAGCAGCAGGACCCCTCACTAGCCCTCGCCGTGCAGCCCAAGACACTACGAATCAACGTTAGCGATGAAACACTATCACAGATGGATTACAATGCCATCAAGTACTTCCTGAACCCCATAGAGGGCAAAATATCAGAGCTGGATCTGACAGGGACTGGAGTCAGCTTCGAGGCACTTAGGGATATCCAGCCCCTACTGCTTAGATGTGAGAGTCTTTG GCTCGGAGAAAACAACCTGGATATGGACAGTGTTCAGGTCATTGCTGATGTGCTGCAGGTGTCAGACACTATGACCCACCTCGG CATTGGGTGGTCAAACCTTGGCGATGATGAACTACTGGTTCTTTCTAGTGCCATacgggtaaaaaaaaaactgatggaaTTATG GATGGAGGGAAACCGGGTGAGCTGCCGAGGTCTGCTGTCACTCAGCGACTTGACCCCAAACCCTCTGAAAAAAGTTGT CGCCATCTGGAATGACCTGAACGACACCGAGCCAGAGCTCCGGCGCAGCCAAGAAAGCATCACTGTGAACTTCACCGACGACAACATGTGGGAGGCGTGGGGGGAGTGGGTCTTCAAACGGTGCGAGGTCAGCAGCAACGAGAAGCTGGTGACGGTGCTGCATAAAGTGTGCAACGTCTCGGTCCACTACTTAGAGGCCCATTGGGCGAGGACCTTCTACAAGCAACTATCGCAGCTCATCAAGCACAGGATCGAGTTGTGCACCGAGGACGACATGTGCAAGAAGCTCCGAAAGTTTGAGAATAGTTTGGACCTTTGA